One genomic segment of Deltaproteobacteria bacterium CG11_big_fil_rev_8_21_14_0_20_42_23 includes these proteins:
- a CDS encoding 50S ribosomal protein L9 yields MQVILQEEISSLGKAGEIVNVKEGYARNFLIPQKKAVVADAKNMKMLEHQRKIISAKQAKLKAEAEKLAVELNKLKLVFEKEVGEEGKLFGSITSKDIAELVKEKGFEIDRRKLQLKDPIREIGDCEVPLKLHAEVTAMLKVSVEKK; encoded by the coding sequence ATGCAAGTCATTTTACAAGAAGAAATTTCAAGTCTCGGAAAAGCTGGAGAAATTGTGAACGTAAAAGAAGGTTACGCTCGTAACTTTCTCATCCCACAAAAGAAAGCTGTTGTTGCTGATGCCAAAAACATGAAAATGCTTGAGCACCAACGCAAAATCATTTCCGCAAAACAAGCCAAACTTAAAGCAGAAGCTGAAAAATTGGCAGTAGAGTTGAACAAGCTAAAGCTTGTATTTGAAAAAGAAGTGGGCGAAGAAGGAAAACTTTTTGGTTCTATCACTTCAAAAGACATTGCTGAATTGGTGAAAGAAAAAGGCTTTGAAATCGATCGCAGAAAACTGCAACTTAAAGATCCAATTCGTGAAATTGGTGACTGTGAAGTTCCCCTTAAGCTTCATGCTGAAGTAACAGCAATGCTTAAAGTTTCTGTAGAGAAAAAATAA
- the rdgB gene encoding non-canonical purine NTP pyrophosphatase, RdgB/HAM1 family — MKLIVATKNKGKLAEIKRMLSDIDLQVVSFEEEHFSDVLEDGKTFLENARKKALACHKPDAWSLADDSGLCVDALDLAPGVYSARYAGERATDSDNNAKLISALDGVPTEKRAASFHCALVLVSPAGNKWEFEGKMEGSVLQEPRGENGFGYDPLFLVKGTDRSAAELSPGEKDAYSHRGRALRKAMQVLVALLSKEG; from the coding sequence ATGAAATTAATCGTAGCTACAAAAAATAAAGGGAAGCTTGCTGAAATAAAACGCATGCTCAGCGACATAGATCTCCAAGTGGTAAGTTTTGAAGAGGAACATTTTTCCGATGTACTTGAAGATGGAAAAACATTTTTGGAAAATGCGCGCAAAAAAGCATTGGCGTGTCATAAGCCAGACGCGTGGAGTTTGGCTGATGATTCTGGCTTGTGTGTAGACGCACTTGATTTGGCACCCGGCGTTTACTCCGCGCGCTATGCGGGTGAGCGGGCGACTGACAGCGATAACAACGCCAAATTGATTTCAGCACTGGATGGCGTGCCCACAGAAAAACGCGCAGCTTCATTTCATTGTGCATTGGTGCTTGTTTCGCCAGCCGGAAACAAGTGGGAGTTTGAGGGCAAGATGGAAGGCAGTGTTTTGCAAGAACCCCGAGGCGAAAATGGTTTTGGCTATGACCCGCTTTTTTTAGTGAAAGGTACCGATAGAAGCGCTGCAGAGCTCTCCCCAGGCGAAAAGGACGCTTATAGCCACCGGGGAAGGGCGCTTCGAAAAGCCATGCAGGTTTTAGTTGCACTTCTTTCTAAAGAAGGTTAG
- a CDS encoding replicative DNA helicase — protein MTPPDLQQFKVPPQNIEAEQSILGAVLLDNEAIHRCLELVQAEDFYRETHRKIYEAVLDLYQKSEPVDIITLTSHLKSKNVLDQVGGATYLSFLVDQVPTAANVASYCKIVREKSVSRRLIEGATQIISDGYQQHADVNEYLDKAEQIIFDVAQNRTKKGFSQVKDVVKDSFKAIEQLYERKELITGVPSGFKDLDRLTSGFQPSDLVIIAGRPSMGKTAFVLSILENAAIDHGKYCAIFSLEMSKEQLVQRMLCSRAEIDSTKLRGGFLAESDWPKLTRAAGMISESPVFIDDTPAITSMELRAKARRLQREHGLDLVVVDYLQLMRASRRIESREREIAEISSSLKALAKELSVPVLALSQLNRGLEARQDKRPQLSDLRESGSIEQDADVVMFIYRDEVYNKETPDAGKAEIIIGKQRNGPIGRATLAFRHNITRFDNLAQHVDQSSASPSHILEGVGDVPSAEDGY, from the coding sequence ATGACACCCCCAGATCTTCAACAATTTAAAGTGCCGCCCCAGAATATTGAAGCAGAGCAATCAATTCTGGGTGCTGTGCTTCTTGATAATGAAGCCATTCATCGCTGTTTAGAGCTTGTTCAAGCTGAAGATTTTTACCGTGAAACCCATCGCAAAATTTACGAAGCCGTCCTCGATCTCTACCAAAAAAGTGAACCCGTAGATATCATCACGCTCACCAGTCACTTGAAGTCAAAAAATGTTCTCGATCAAGTTGGCGGCGCAACCTACCTCTCTTTCCTTGTCGATCAAGTTCCAACAGCTGCAAATGTTGCCTCCTACTGTAAAATCGTTCGTGAAAAATCCGTTTCCCGTCGTTTGATTGAAGGTGCTACACAAATTATTAGTGATGGCTATCAGCAACACGCCGATGTGAATGAATACCTTGATAAAGCCGAACAAATTATTTTCGATGTGGCGCAAAACCGCACCAAAAAAGGCTTTAGCCAGGTGAAGGATGTTGTGAAAGACAGCTTCAAGGCTATCGAACAACTCTACGAACGCAAAGAATTAATCACAGGTGTTCCAAGTGGATTTAAAGATCTTGATCGTTTGACGAGTGGTTTTCAGCCCTCGGATTTGGTGATTATTGCAGGTCGTCCTTCGATGGGAAAAACAGCATTCGTGCTGAGCATTCTGGAAAATGCTGCCATCGATCATGGAAAATATTGCGCTATTTTTTCGCTGGAGATGTCAAAAGAGCAGCTGGTGCAACGTATGCTGTGTTCGCGTGCAGAAATTGATTCCACCAAATTGCGCGGGGGTTTTTTGGCTGAAAGCGATTGGCCAAAGCTAACCCGTGCAGCCGGCATGATATCTGAATCTCCCGTCTTCATTGATGATACGCCCGCAATTACTTCGATGGAACTTCGAGCAAAAGCGCGTAGACTTCAGCGCGAGCATGGGCTCGATCTCGTAGTGGTGGACTATTTACAACTGATGCGAGCTTCGCGCCGCATCGAAAGCAGAGAGCGCGAAATTGCAGAAATTTCCAGTTCACTTAAAGCCCTTGCAAAAGAGTTAAGCGTTCCCGTGTTGGCGCTGTCGCAGTTAAACCGCGGATTAGAGGCCAGGCAAGATAAGCGTCCACAGCTTTCTGATTTGCGTGAGTCTGGTTCAATCGAGCAAGATGCAGACGTGGTGATGTTTATTTACCGCGATGAAGTCTACAACAAAGAAACTCCTGATGCCGGAAAAGCTGAGATCATCATCGGCAAACAGCGTAATGGACCAATCGGGCGGGCGACACTTGCGTTTAGGCACAACATCACACGCTTCGATAACTTGGCGCAACATGTAGACCAATCATCAGCATCTCCTTCACATATTTTAGAAGGAGTGGGCGATGTGCCTTCAGCTGAAGATGGATATTAG